From Medicago truncatula cultivar Jemalong A17 chromosome 7, MtrunA17r5.0-ANR, whole genome shotgun sequence, a single genomic window includes:
- the LOC25499485 gene encoding digalactosyldiacylglycerol synthase 1, chloroplastic, with protein MATQHPPSSAFSFISKGWREVRDSADADLRLMKDRANSFKNLANSFDRELENFFNSAAPAFSVPAMRSPPAAEIEFVKKLQPKLSEIRRAYSSPDFSKKVLEKWTPRAKIRIDLSAIKNAIVSEEGFVDFESGVKGRRLGFWEGLKGEGEGEGESETRDWEPIRVLKTRIKEFEKRSSFDGFKNSEFLEKLKSSLRSMYKEPEESKEVPPLDVPELLAYFVKQSGPFLDQIGVGKDTCDKIVESLYSKRKNQFLLQSLSGEEPSLLENGNINDELDLRIASVLQSTGHRYEGGLWTDQAKHDLSNNERHVAIVTTASLPWMTGTAVNPLFRAAYLSQTKKQKVTLLVPWLCESDQELVYPSNLTFTSPEEQEGYIRNWLEERIGFKADFKISFYPGKFSKERRSIMPAGDTSQFIPSRDADIAILEEPEHLNWYHHGRRWTDKFNHVVGIVHTNYLEYIKREKNGALQAFFVKHINNWVTRAYCDKVLRLSAATQDLPKSVICNVHGVNPKFLKIGEMIAEERELGQKAFTNGAYFLGKMVWAKGYKELIDLLGKHKADLDGFKLDVFGNGEDAHEVQSAARRLDLNLNFQKGRDHADDSLHRYKVFINPSMSDVLCTATAEALAMGKFVVCADHPSNEFFTSFPNCLTYKTPEDFVAKVKEALANEPYPLTPEQRYQLSWEAATQRFMEYSELDQILNKEKDGAKSSRDKGKLIGKSASMPNLSELADGGLAFAHYCLTGNEFLRLCTGGTPGTRVYDKQHCKDLHLLPPQVESPIYGW; from the exons ATGGCTACACAGCATCCACCTTCAAGCGCTTTCTCCTTCATCTCCAAAGGTTGGCGCGAAGTTCGTGATTCAGCAGACGCGGATCTACGTTTGATGAAAGATAGAGCAAACTCTTTCAAAAACCTAGCAAACTCCTTCGACCGTGAACTCGAGAATTTCTTCAATTCTGCCGCACCGGCGTTTTCTGTTCCGGCGATGAGGTCTCCGCCGGCGGCGGAGATAGAATTCGTGAAGAAATTACAGCCGAAATTGTCGGAGATTCGACGCGCTTATTCTTCGCCGGATTTTAGTAAGAAGGTTTTGGAGAAGTGGACGCCGAGAGCGAAGATTCGGATTGATTTATCGGCGATTAAGAACGCTATTGTGTCGGAGGAAGGGTTTGTGGATTTTGAGAGTGGAGTTAAGGGAAGGAGGTTGGGGTTTTGGGAAGGGTTGAAAGGTGAAGGTGAAGGTGAAGGTGAGAGTGAAACTAGGGACTGGGAACCGATTAGGGTTTTGAAAACGAGGATTAAAGAGTTTGAGAAGCGTAGTTCTTTTGATGGATTCAAGAACAGTGAATTTCTCGAGAAGCTTAAATCAAGTTTG AGATCGATGTACAAAGAACCCGAAGAGTCAAAG GAAGTGCCGCCACTGGATGTACCCGAACTTCTGGCCTACTTTGTTAAACAGTCTGGGCcatttttggatcaaattggAGTCGGCAAAG ATACATGTGACAAGATAGTTGAAAGCTTGTATAGCAAACGCAAGAACCAATTTCTACTGCAGTCTCTTTCAGGCGAAGAACCTTCTTTACTCGAGAATGGAAACATAAATGATGAATTGGATTTACGAATAGCTAGTGTCCTTCAGAGCACAGGGCACCGGTATGAAGGTGGACTTTGGACAGACCAAGCAAAGCATGATTTGTCCAACAATGAAAGACATGTTGCAATAGTTACAACCGCTAGTCTTCCTTGGATGACGGGAACAGCAGTAAATCCACTATTTCGAGCTGCATATTTATCACAAACTAAAAAACAGAAAGTCACTCTGCTGGTTCCATGGCTTTGTGAATCGGATCAGGAACTAGTTTATCCCAGCAACCTCACTTTTACTTCACCTGAGGAGCAGGAAGGTTATATACGTAACTGGCTTGAGGAAAGGATTGGATTTAAGGCAGACttcaaaatatctttttatccTGGGAAG TTTTCAAAGGAAAGACGTAGTATAATGCCCGCTGGAGATACTTCTCAATTTATACCATCCAGGGATGCTGACATTGCTATCCTGGAAGAACCAGAGCATTTGAATTGGTATCATCATGGGAGGCGCTGGACGGATAAATTCAACCATGTTGTTGGCATTGTGCACACAAATTACTTAGAATACATCAAGAGGGAGAAAAACGGGGCACTCCAGGCGTTCTTTGTGAAACACATCAACAACTGGGTTACAAGAGCGTACTGTGATAAG GTTCTTCGTCTCTCGGCTGCTACTCAGGATTTACCTAAGTCTGTAATTTGCAATGTTCATGGTGTGAATCCCAAGTTCTTAAAAATCGGAGAAATGATTGCTGAAGAGAGGGAGCTAGGGCAGAAGGCTTTCACAAATGGGGCATATTTCTTGGGAAAGATGGTATGGGCAAAGGGATATAAGGAGTTGATAGATTTATTAGGAAAGCATAAGGCTGACCTTGATGGCTTCAAGTTAGATGTATTTGGGAATGGAGAGGATGCTCATGAAGTTCAGAGTGCAGCTAGAAGGTTGGATTTGAATCTCAACTTTCAGAAAGGAAGAGATCACGCAGATGATTCTCTTCACAG GTACAAAGTCTTTATAAATCCTAGCATGAGTGATGTGCTGTGCACAGCTACGGCAGAGGCACTTGCCATGGGAAAATTTGTAGTTTGTGCTGATCATCCATCAAACGAGTTCTTCACATCATTTCCCAATTGTTTGACTTACAAGACACCTGAAGACTTTGTAGCAAAAGTAAAAGAAGCGTTAGCAAATGAGCCTTATCCTCTCACACCTGAACAAAGATATCAGCTTTCTTGGGAAGCTGCAACTCAAAGATTTATGGAATATTCTGAGCTTGACCAAATCCTGAACAAGGAAAAGGATGGTGCAAAATCAAGTAGAGATAAGGGAAAGCTCATTGGCAAGTCAGCATCAATGCCTAATCTTTCAGAACTAGCAGATGGAGGCTTAGCGTTTGCTCACTATTGTCTCACAGGGAACGAGTTCCTGAGATTATGTACCGGAGGAACACCTGGGACACGTGTTTATGACAAGCAGCACTGTAAAGACCTTCATCTCTTGCCCCCACAGGTGGAAAGTCCTATCTATGGCTGGTAA